GGACAAAGGAAAGAGGCCAGTGAGAACGGTGAGCACTGGCTGACCATCTCTGATCTGATGGCGGGCCTGATGATGGTGTTCCTGTTTATCGCCATTGTCTTTATGCTCCACACCCAGAAAGAAAATGAAAAAATTAAAAGTGTCGCTGTCGCCTATCAGGAAAATCAGGTGGCGATCTATGATGCCCTGATGGATGAATTCCGGGATGACCTGCCCGAATGGGGTGCCGAGATTCATCAGGAAACTCTGGCTTTTAACTTCGAGTCCCCTGAAGTGCTGTTTGATAATGGCAAGATAACCCTGAAGCCGGGTTTCAAGACGATACTGAACGATTTTTTCCCAAGGTATCTGGCGGTGCTGAAGCCCTACAGAAGCTCACTGGATGAGGTCAGGATTGAAGGTCACACCAGCAGCAACTGGAATGCCAACAGCACAGAGAAAGAAGCTTACTTCAGGAATATGTCCCTTTCCCAGGGGCGAACCCGGTCGGTGCTTTATTATCTCTACGGTCTGGTGCCTGATGAAACTAGCTGGATCAAGCGGAATATTGCGGCTGTCGGGTTCTCTTCTTCCCGAATCGTGCTGAACGACAACGGACAGGAAGACGCTGAACGTTCAAGACGTGTTTCTTTCCGGGCCATCACCAATGCGGACATTCAGATCAAACGCATTCTGGAGGCTGAGTCTTGAAACTGACCGTTGATTTCAGCGCACTTTTCCGTGCGGTCGCGCCTCTGAATTACGCTGTTGATGATTTTGAAATCGCCAGCCAGACTACCGAGCTGGATTCAGTCGCGAAAGATCTGGCGATTGGCCAAGTGTTGGGTGGAGATATTCAGCTTGAGGACATTGACGGCTCACAGGGGATTCTTAATTACGACGGGCATCAGGTGATGCTCTATATTCCTGATCAGTATCAGAAAATTGTCGAGGTTCTCCATAACGGTCAGCAAGGCAGGAAGGTTCATGTTGCCGAGTGTTCAACCCTTGAGAGCATGAGGAACTCAGGGCGTTTTAGCCGCTATGATGTGATCAGCAGAATGGATGGCCTGTTTCCGGTCTTCGGTATAGACCCCACCACCAACAGGGAAACCAGTGGTGAGGCCCGGCTGAATGTCTGCAAGAACTGTCTGAAAATCCTGAACTACCGTGGCTTTGAAGTTATTCCATGGGTAGAGAAGAATGCCATCGTGAGCCAGTTTGATTTCGAGGCTTTTTTTGAAACCTACAGCTCCTTCTTCAAGTCACTGCCTGAAGCCAGCGAGACTCAGACAAAAGCGGCGGATTACACGCCGGACTGGTCAGCCATTTCCAGCCGCTACCGTCGTGAGCTGGATTATCACTGTGAGCATTGTGGTGTCTACCTGAAGGACTATACCCGTTTGCTTCATGTGCACCATATTAACGGCAATAAAACCGACAACCGTCGTGAAAACCTCCGTGGGCTTTGTGCCGACTGTCACAAAAAGCAGCCTCACCACGGCCACCTTCATGTCAGCCGGGACGATGCCCTGACCATCAATACTTTACGACGAGAGCAGCATAAATTCGATGTGTTTGATTATGACCGGCTGCAGGCGTTTTCCGACACGGCGCTGGAAGGGTTGAACCGAAAATGCCGTCATTACAATCTGCCAACCCCTGACCTCGGCGTAATGGTGAAGTGCAGTCAAAAGCTGGTGTCTATTGACCTGGCCTGGCCCAGAAGAAAAGTGGCTGTGCTGATTAACCCTGAAGACCAGCCCCTTCTGCAAGCCACTGGCTGGACGGTATTTACCCTGGGGGCGGCTATGAAGCAGTTTGAGCTTTTTCAGAATAAGGTTCGGTGACGAGCGTTTTGTGTAGGGGGGGCTGAAGGTTAGAATGTAACACTCTTGATTAAAACCGCAACGAACGCAACATTCGTTGTTATGATTAAGGCTCAAGCTGCCTTGTTAGATTTTTAAGAAGGACGTTTCTCGCACCGTTGATGTCTCTGTCAACGGTGAAACCATTGCCTTTTATAACTTTTGATGAACCAAGCCGATCATCAATACTGCCATCCCATGAGCGGGTCTTTGACGTGTACGCTTCATTGCAATCCACAACGTGCTTTCCGTACTTTCTGGCGTACCACTTCAAACGCACCTTAAACCCGTAATGATTGAGATCTAGCATCTGGCGGCAGGTATTCCGGCGTATGGTACGCACCTTTTTGTCTTTTCGTGTGACCATACCCCTCGTCTCGAAAGACGGCAGAAAGATAACGTCATAATTGGATACAAGCTCGAACGCCAGTCGGTTATGCAAGTCCAGAATAATGTCATCTTTCTTGCACTTGAGGCGGTTAATCTCTTTGTCAAAGTTGACAATACGATCCTGCGCCCACTGAGGCATGTCAGGAAACTTAATGCCTTTTTGGGTGTTCAGAATCTTTTGTTTTTGCCCAATGAGATTGTCAACTCGTTTCATAAGCGGGAACAACTTTTTTTTGGCAAAGTCATTTCCTGCAATTAAAGCCTCTTTATCGCTGAAACAGGTAGCAAAAGTTCGCACTCCGGGGTCTATCCCAACACACTTCACTGCGCCTTGGATATCGGCATTGAGTTCTATGTGCTGTTGAACCTGAATGAACCAGCGCCCTTTGTCACAGGTAATAACGCATGATTTACCAATGGCTTCGGCAGGCACTTCTTCCGTTAGATGGATTCTGCCCAACGCATTAACGCAAGGGTTCAATCCCTTTGGCAGTCTATCAATAGAGAATGAGTGCCTGCTTCCTTTACGGCTCTTAAAACTTATTTCTGAGAAACCTCCACTTGCCCCTTTGAGTTTTTTGTTTTTACTGCAAACAGACTTGAATGTTGTCGCTGCCGCTAGTGTTCCATTATCTGAAATAATAGAGTTATAAGCCCGTCCATTGTCTTTTTGCTCCTTCTCCACCTGAGCCTTTATCGACGGGCGCATATTAATAAATTTACCATTTTCGTCCTTGTATTTGTCATTGCGGAACCGCTCTACAGCCAGGTTGTAAGAACGCCTGTAAAGAGCAAGTGCATCCCTGTAGGCCGGTTCATTCTCCGGGTAAATTCTGATCCTTTTTGATGCTACGATCTTTGCGCCTTTTAGCGGAACGCTGTCCGTAGTGGTTGTTGCAGAACGAGGTAATGAAACCGATAAGCTCATGGGTATCAAAGGCTTCACCGGAACCATTCGAGTCATCCAAAACTTCGATTTGTCCTCCTGATAATTCAACGAGCCACTTGATAAGTTCGAATCCTGATCGTGCGAGCCTGCCTTTTGTGGTAACCACAATGTGGGTTGGATGGTCGCACATCGCTGATTCCAGAATGGTTTGCAGTCCTTTTCGTTTAAAGTTGAAAGCACTGGCAATGTCACTGATAAATTCTGCGTCAGGATGCCTTTCGAGCAAGCGTCGCCTTTGCGTAGCAATGGAAGATTTTTGCTTCCCTGAGCTAACCCTTGCATAGCATATCTTCCTCTGCTGGTTGATGAATATGCGGTAGTGACCCCCGCTCGTTTGCATTATTTTCTCGTAATGACCGCTTTCGATCTTTCGCCTTATTGTCTGGGTTGTTACGCCCTCAATCTTGGCAAGTTTGGTTGTGGATACCCACAAAATAAACGCCTCTGGCTATCTATGTTGTTGTCAGTATAACAAGTTATGTTGCGATTGTTGCATTTTTATTTAACTGTTCGCTCCCGGCATAAAAGCAATCAGTAAGGCTAAAAATATAATGTTGTAACGACAGTTAACAACGAAGTTTTTATAGTGCTTTTAAAAGCATTCTGGTCTATTTTTTTAGGCGCTTCTGTTCGTATCTATTACTACCGTAGGCGCTTAAACATATGTTCCATAATAGCAAACATTCTTTATTACTCCTGTGTACGCTATTTGGAGTTTTGCTCAATAGTTTTCCTGCTGTTGCCGAGGAAGAAATCTACGAATATAAAATCAAAGGGAACGATGAGCCCGTACTTTTGACCGAAGAAAAAGGAGGAGAAGGGGATAGCAATGTTAGCACATACAGGTTTTCCTCTTTGGCCCACTATTATTTGCGTATGGAGTCACAGGAAGGCGTTAGTTATAACAACTGCAACTGTGATGATTGTTCTCACGAAGCCAGTTCTTCATCTCAATCCCGGGGGCATCGGATAAGTTGTTTTGCTCATGGCATTTTTAGCTATAGGTTCTCTGTTAATCGCATCTGTGCCACCGAGGCTAACGCTGAGCCCGAAAGGGATAATACTGAGGGCGGCAAGCTTATGGCTATGAATCTGAATGACATTCTGCGCCCCCTGATAGAATGCATAAAAAGCCGCCGGAGCAGAGACATCGCAAAATACCTTTTTAAAGATAGCAGGCAAAGAACAATGGAGCGACTGAGGGTGAGTACGAGTACCTGTATTCCCAATTGTAAAAGAGCGGTGTGCCAATCTTGTCAATCATCAACGCCAGCTTACTTTTCGAATAGAATGGCTGTT
Above is a genomic segment from Endozoicomonas euniceicola containing:
- a CDS encoding recombinase family protein, with the protein product MQTSGGHYRIFINQQRKICYARVSSGKQKSSIATQRRRLLERHPDAEFISDIASAFNFKRKGLQTILESAMCDHPTHIVVTTKGRLARSGFELIKWLVELSGGQIEVLDDSNGSGEAFDTHELIGFITSFCNNHYGQRSAKRRKDRSIKKDQNLPGE
- a CDS encoding HNH endonuclease; translation: MKLTVDFSALFRAVAPLNYAVDDFEIASQTTELDSVAKDLAIGQVLGGDIQLEDIDGSQGILNYDGHQVMLYIPDQYQKIVEVLHNGQQGRKVHVAECSTLESMRNSGRFSRYDVISRMDGLFPVFGIDPTTNRETSGEARLNVCKNCLKILNYRGFEVIPWVEKNAIVSQFDFEAFFETYSSFFKSLPEASETQTKAADYTPDWSAISSRYRRELDYHCEHCGVYLKDYTRLLHVHHINGNKTDNRRENLRGLCADCHKKQPHHGHLHVSRDDALTINTLRREQHKFDVFDYDRLQAFSDTALEGLNRKCRHYNLPTPDLGVMVKCSQKLVSIDLAWPRRKVAVLINPEDQPLLQATGWTVFTLGAAMKQFELFQNKVR
- a CDS encoding OmpA family protein, with the protein product MEQIFGQRKEASENGEHWLTISDLMAGLMMVFLFIAIVFMLHTQKENEKIKSVAVAYQENQVAIYDALMDEFRDDLPEWGAEIHQETLAFNFESPEVLFDNGKITLKPGFKTILNDFFPRYLAVLKPYRSSLDEVRIEGHTSSNWNANSTEKEAYFRNMSLSQGRTRSVLYYLYGLVPDETSWIKRNIAAVGFSSSRIVLNDNGQEDAERSRRVSFRAITNADIQIKRILEAES
- a CDS encoding RNA-guided endonuclease InsQ/TnpB family protein, yielding MSLSVSLPRSATTTTDSVPLKGAKIVASKRIRIYPENEPAYRDALALYRRSYNLAVERFRNDKYKDENGKFINMRPSIKAQVEKEQKDNGRAYNSIISDNGTLAAATTFKSVCSKNKKLKGASGGFSEISFKSRKGSRHSFSIDRLPKGLNPCVNALGRIHLTEEVPAEAIGKSCVITCDKGRWFIQVQQHIELNADIQGAVKCVGIDPGVRTFATCFSDKEALIAGNDFAKKKLFPLMKRVDNLIGQKQKILNTQKGIKFPDMPQWAQDRIVNFDKEINRLKCKKDDIILDLHNRLAFELVSNYDVIFLPSFETRGMVTRKDKKVRTIRRNTCRQMLDLNHYGFKVRLKWYARKYGKHVVDCNEAYTSKTRSWDGSIDDRLGSSKVIKGNGFTVDRDINGARNVLLKNLTRQLEP